One Brassica napus cultivar Da-Ae unplaced genomic scaffold, Da-Ae ScsIHWf_1812;HRSCAF=2448, whole genome shotgun sequence genomic region harbors:
- the LOC125598963 gene encoding LOW QUALITY PROTEIN: photosystem II CP43 reaction center protein-like (The sequence of the model RefSeq protein was modified relative to this genomic sequence to represent the inferred CDS: deleted 1 base in 1 codon), protein MNRRIAMTIALGKFTKDEKDLFDIMDDWLRRDRFVFVGWSGLLLFPCAYFALGGWFTGTTFVTSWYTHGLASSYLEGCNFLTAAVSTPANSLAHSLLLLWGPEAQGDFTRWCQLGGLWAFVALHGAFALIGFMLRQFELARSVQLRPYNAIAFSGPIAVFVSVFLIYPLGQSGWFFAPSFGVAAIFRFILFFQGFHNWTLNPFHMMGVAGVLGAALLCAIHGATVENTLFEDGDGANTFRAFNPTQAEETYSMVTANRFWSQIFGVAFSNKRWLHFFMLFVPVTGLWMSALGVVGLALNLRAYDFVSQEIRAAEDPEFETFYTKNILLNEGIRAWMAAQDQPHENLIFPEEVLPRGNLFNGTLALAGRDQETTGFAWWAGNARLINLSGKLLGAHVAHAGLIVFWAGAMNLFEVAHFVPEKPMYEQGLILLPHLATLGWGVGPGGEVIDTFPYFVSGVLHLISSAVLGFGGIYHALLGPETLEESFPFFGYVWKDRNKMTTILGIHLILLGVGAFLLVFKALYFGGVYDTWAPGGGDVRKITNLTLSPSVIFGYLLKSPFGGEGWIVSVDDLEDIIGGHVWLGSICIFGGIWHILTKPFAWARRALVWSGEAYLSYSLAALSVCGFIACCFVWFNNTAYPSEFYGPTGPEASQAQAFTFLVRDQRLGANVGSAQGPTGLGKYLMRSPTGEVIFGGETMRFWDLRAPWLEPLRGPNGLDLSRLKKDIQPWQERRSAEYMTHAPLGSLNSVGGVATEINAVNYVSPRSWLSTSHFVLGFFLFVGHLWHAGRARAAAAGFEKGIDRDFEPVLSMTPLN, encoded by the exons ATGAATAGGAGGATCGCTATGACTATAGCCCTTGGTAAATTTaccaaagacgaaaaagatttatttgatattatggaTGACTGGTTACGGAGGGACCGCTTCGTTTTTGTAGGTTGGTCTGGTCTATTGCTCTTTCCTTGTGCCTATTTCGCTTTGGGGGGTTGGTTCACAGGTACAACCTTTGTAACTTCATGGTATACTCATGGATTGGCTAGTTCCTATTTAGAAGGTTGCAATTTTTTAACCGCTGCAGTTTCTACTCCTGCTAATAGTTTAGCGCATTCTTTGTTGTTACTGTGGGGTCCTGAAGCACAAGGAGATTTTACTCGTTGGTGTCAATTAGGCGGTCTGTGGGCTTTTGTTGCTCTCCACGGTGCTTTCGCATTAATAGGTTTTATGTTACGTCAATTTGAACTTGCTCGATCTGTTCAATTGCGACCTTATAATGCAATCGCATTCTCTGGTCCAATTGctgtttttgtttctgtctttctaatTTATCCACTAGGTCAATCTGGTTGGTTCTTTGCGCCTAGTTTTGGTGTAGCGGCTATATTTCGATTCATCCTCTTTTTCCAAGGGTTTCATAATTGGACATTGAACCCATTTCATATGATGGGAGTCGCTGGTGTACTGGGCGCGGCTCTGTTATGCGCTATTCATGGTGCTACTGTAGAAAATACTTTATTTGAAGATGGTGATGGTGCAAATACATTCCGTGCTTTTAACCCAACTCAAGCCGAAGAAACTTATTCAATGGTCACCGCTAACCGCTTTTGGTCACAAATCTTTGGGGTTGCTTTTTCCAATAAACGTTGGTTACATTTCTTTATGTTATTTGTACCAGTAACTGGTTTATGGATGAGTGCTCTTGGAGTAGTCGGTCTAGCTTTGAACCTACGTGCCTATGACTTCGTTTCCCAGGAAATCCGTGCAGCGGAAGATCCGGAATTTGAGACTTTCTAtactaaaaatattcttttaaacgAAGGTATTCGCGCTTGGATGGCGGCTCAAGATCAGCCTCATGAAAACCTTATATTCCCTGAGGAGGTTCTACCACGTGGAAAC CTCTTTAATGGAACTTTAGCTTTAGCTGGTCGTGACCAAGAAACCACTGGTTTCGCTTGGTGGGCCGGGAATGCCCGACTTATCAATTTATCTGGTAAACTATTGGGAGCTCATGTAGCCCATGCCGGATTAATCGTATTCTGGGCCGGAGCAATGAACTTATTTGAAGTGGCTCATTTTGTACCTGAAAAGCCCATGTATGAACAAGGATTGATTTTACTTCCCCACCTAGCCACTTTAGGCTGGGGGGTAGGTCCTGGGGGAGAAGTTATAGACACCTTTCCATACTTTGTATCTGGAGTACTTCACTTAATTTCTTCTGCAGTTTTGGGCTTTGGCGGTATTTATCATGCACTTCTGGGACCCGAAACTCTTGAAGAATCTTTTCCATTTTTCGGTTATGTATGGAAAGATAGAAATAAAATGACCACCATTTTGGGTATTCACTTAATTTTGTTAGGTGTAGGTGCTTTTCTTCTAGTATTCAAGGCTCTCTATTTTGGGGGCGTATATGATACCTGGGCTCCAGGAGGGGGGGATGTaagaaaaattacaaacttGACTCTTAGCCCAAGTgttatatttggttatttactaAAATCTCCCTTTGGGGGAGAAGGATGGATTGTTAGTGTGGACGATTTGGAAGATATAATTGGAGGGCATGTATGGTTAGGTTCCATTTGTATATTTGGTGGAATCTGGCATATCTTAACCAAACCTTTTGCATGGGCTCGCCGCGCACTTGTATGGTCTGGGGAGGCTTACTTGTCTTATAGTTTAGCTGCTTTATCTGTTTGTGGTTTCATTGCTTGTTGTTTTGTCTGGTTTAATAATACTGCTTACCCTAGTGAGTTTTACGGACCTACAGGGCCAGAAGCTTCTCAAGCTCAAGCATTTACTTTTCTAGTTAGAGACCAACGTCTTGGAGCTAACGTGGGGTCTGCTCAAGGACCTACAGGTTTAGGTAAATACTTAATGCGTTCCCCGACTGGAGAAGTTATTTTTGGAGGAGAAACAATGCGTTTTTGGGATCTGCGTGCTCCCTGGTTAGAACCTTTAAGGGGTCCTAATGGTTTGGACTTAAGTAGGTTGAAAAAAGACATACAACCTTGGCAAGAACGACGTTCTGCAGAATATATGACTCATGCTCCTTTAGGTTCCTTAAATTCTGTAGGGGGCGTAGCTACTGAGATCAATGCAGTCAATTACGTCTCTCCGAGAAGTTGGTTATCTACCTCTCATTTTGTTCTAGGATTCTTCCTATTCGTGGGTCATTTATGGCACGCGGGAAGAGCTCGGGCAGCGGCAGCAGGATTTGAAAAAGGAATTGATCGTGATTTTGAACCTGTTCTTTCTATGACTCCTCTTAACTAA
- the LOC125598962 gene encoding photosystem I P700 chlorophyll a apoprotein A2-like — MYRTNWGIGHGLKDILEAHKGPFTGQGHKGLYEILTTSWHAQLSLNLAMLGSLTIVVAHHMYSMPPYPYLATDYATQLSLFTHHMWIGGFLIVGAAAHAAIFMVRDYDPTNRYNDLLDRVLRHRDAIISHLNWVCIFLGFHSFGLYIHNDTMSALGRPQDMFSDTAIQLQPVFAQWIQNTHALAPGVTAPGETASTSLTWGGGELVAVGGKVALLPIPLGTADFLVHHIHAFTIHVTVLILLKGVLFARSSRLIPDKANLGFRFPCDGPGRGGTCQVSAWDHVFLGLFWMYNSISVVIFHFSWKMQSDVWGSISDQGVVTHITGGNFAQSSITINGWLRDFLWAQASQVIQSYGSSLSAYGLFFLGAHFVWAFSLMFLFSGRGYWQELIESIVWAHNKLKVAPATQPRALSIVQVAQDPTTRRIWFGIATAHDFESHDDITEERLYQNIFASHFGQLAIIFLWTSGNLFHVAWQGNFETWIQDPLHVRPIAHAIWDPHFGQPAVEAFTRGGALGPVNIAYSGVYQWWYTIGLRTNEDLYTGALFLLFLSALSLIGGWLHLQPKWKPRVSWFKNAESRLNHHLSGLFGVSSLAWTGHLVHVAIPASRGEYVRWNNFLSVLPHPQGLGPLFTGQWNLYAQNPDSSSHLFGTSQGSGTAILTLLGGFHPQTQSLWLTDMAHHHLAIAILFLIAGHMYRTNFGIGHSIKDLLEAHIPPGGRLGRGHKGLYDTINNSIHFQLGLALASLGVITSLVAQHMYSLPAYAFIAQDFTTQAALYTHHQYIAGFIMTGAFAHGAIFFIRDYNPEQNEDNVLARMLDHKEAIISHLSWASLFLGFHTLGLYVHNDVMLAFGTPEKQILIEPIFAQWIQSAHGKTSYGFDVLLSSTNGPAFNAGRSIWLPGWLNAINENSNSLFLTIGPGDFLVHHAIALGLHTTTLILVKGALDARGSKLMPDKKDFGYSFPCDGPGRGGTCDISAWDAFYLAVFWMLNTIGWVTFYWHWKHITLWQGNVSQFNESSTYLMGWLRDYLWLNSSQLINGYNPFGMNSLSVWAWMFLFGHLVWATGFMFLISWRGYWQELIETLAWAHERTPLANLIRWKDKPVALSIVQARLVGLAHFSVGYIFTYAAFLIASTSGKFG; from the coding sequence ATGTATAGGACCAACTGGGGTATTGGTCATGGTCTAAAAGATATTTTAGAGGCTCATAAAGGTCCATTTACAGGCCAAGGCCATAAAGGTCTATATGAAATTCTAACAACATCATGGCATGCTCAATTATCTCTTAACCTGGCTATGTTAGGCTCTTTAACTATTGTTGTAGCTCACCATATGTATTCCATGCCCCCTTATCCATATCTAGCTACTGACTATGCTACACAACTATCATTGTTCACACATCACATGTGGATTGGTGGATTTCTCATAGTTGGTGCTGCTGCGCATGCAGCCATTTTTATGGTAAGAGACTATGATCCAACTAATCGATACAACGATTTATTAGATCGTGTCCTGAGGCATCGCGATGCAATCATATCACACCTCAACTGGGTATGTATATTTCTAGGCTTCCACAGTTTTGGTTTGTATATTCATAATGATACCATGAGTGCTTTAGGGCGTCCACAAGATATGTTTTCAGATACTGCTATACAATTACAACCAGTCTTTGCTCAATGGATACAAAATACCCATGCTTTAGCACCTGGTGTAACAGCCCCTGGTGAAACAGCGAGCACCAGTTTGACTTGGGGGGGCGGTGAGTTAGTAGCAGTGGGTGGCAAAGTAGCTTTGCTACCTATTCCATTAGGAACGGCCGACTTTTTGGTACATCATATTCATGCATTTACAATTCATGTGACGGTATTGATACTGTTGAAAGGTGTTTTATTTGCTCGTAGCTCGCGGTTAATACCAGATAAAGCAAATCTTGGTTTTCGTTTCCCTTGTGATGGGCCTGGAAGAGGAGGAACGTGTCAAGTATCTGCTTGGGATCATGTCTTCTTAGGACTATTCTGGATGTACAATTCTATTTCGGTAGTAATATTCCATTTCAGTTGGAAAATGCAGTCAGATGTTTGGGGTAGTATAAGCGATCAAGGGGTGGTAACTCATATTACCGGAGGAAACTTTGCACAGAGTTCCATTACTATTAATGGGTGGCTCCGCGATTTCTTATGGGCACAAGCATCTCAGGTAATTCAATCTTATGGTTCTTCGTTATCTGCATATGGTCTTTTTTTCCTAGGTGCTCATTTTGTATGGGCTTTCAGTTTAATGTTTCTATTCAGCGGGCGTGGTTATTGGCAAGAACTTATTGAATCCATTGTTTGGGctcataataaattaaaagttgCTCCTGCTACTCAGCCTAGAGCCTTGAGCATTGTACAAGTAGCTCAGGACCCCACTACTCGTCGTATTTGGTTTGGTATTGCTACCGCACATGACTTCGAGAGTCATGATGATATTACTGAAGAACGTCTTTATCAGAATATTTTTGCTTCTCATTTCGGGCAATTAGCAATAATTTTTCTGTGGACTTCCGGAAATTTGTTTCATGTAGCTTGGCAAGGAAATTTTGAGACATGGATACAAGACCCTTTACATGTAAGACCgattgctcatgctatttgggATCCTCATTTTGGTCAACCGGCTGTGGAAGCATTTACTCGAGGAGGTGCTCTTGGCCCGGTGAATATAGCTTATTCTGGTGTTTATCAGTGGTGGTATACAATCGGTTTACGTACTAATGAAGATCTTTATACTGGAGctctttttctattatttctttcTGCCCTATCCTTAATAGGGGGTTGGTTACACCTACAACCAAAATGGAAACCAAGAGTTTCATGGTTCAAAAATGCTGAATCTCGTCTGAATCATCATTTGTCAGGACTATTCGGGGTAAGCTCCTTGGCTTGGACAGGTCATTTAGTACATGTCGCTATTCCTGCATCCAGGGGGGAATATGTTCGATGGAATAATTTCTTAAGTGTATTACCGCATCCCCAAGGGTTAGGCCCACTTTTTACGGGTCAGTGGAATCTGTATGCTCAAAACCCCGATTCAAGTAGTCATTTATTTGGTACCTCCCAAGGATCAGGAACTGCCATTCTAACCCTTCTTGGGGGATTCCATCCACAAACGCAAAGTTTATGGCTAACCGATATGGCACATCATCATCTAGCTATCGCAATTCTTTTCCTCATTGCGGGTCATATGTATAGAACTAACTTTGGAATCGGACACAGTATAAAAGATCTTTTAGAAGCACATATTCCTCCGGGAGGACGGTTGGGGCGTGGGCATAAGGGTCTTTATGACACAATCAATAATTCGATTCATTTTCAATTAGGCCTTGCTCTAGCCTCCTTAGGAGTTATTACTTCCTTGGTAGCTCAACACATGTACTCTTTACCTGCTTATGCGTTCATAGCGCAAGATTTTACGACTCAAGCTGCGTTATATACCCATCACCAATACATTGCAGGATTCATCATGACAGGAGCTTTTGCTCATGgagctatattttttattagagaTTACAATCCAGAACAGAATGAGGATAACGTATTGGCAAGAATGTTAGACCATAAAGAAGCTATCATATCCCATTTAAGTTGGGCCAGCCTCTTTCTAGGGTTCCATACTTTGGGACTTTATGTTCATAATGACGTCATGCTTGCTTTTGGTACTCCCGAAAAACAAATCTTGATCGAACCCATATTTGCCCAATGGATACAATCCGCTCATGGGAAAACTTCATATGGATTTGATGTACTTTTATCTTCGACAAATGGCCCAGCATTTAATGCGGGTCGAAGCATATGGTTGCCCGGCTGGTTAAATGCTATTAATGAGAATAGTAATTCATTATTCTTAACAATAGGTCCTGGAGATTTCTTGGTTCATCATGCTATTGCTTTAGGTTTACATACAACTACATTGATCTTAGTAAAAGGTGCTTTAGATGCACGTGGTTCCAAGTTAATGCCAGATAAAAAGGATTTCGGGTATAGTTTTCCTTGCGATGGTCCGGGACGAGGTGGTACTTGTGATATTTCGGCTTGGGACGCATTTTATTTGGCAGTTTTTTGGATGTTAAATACTATTGGATGGGTTACTTTTTATTGGCATTGGAAACACATCACATTATGGCAAGGTAACGTTTCACAGTTTAATGAATCTTCCACTTATTTGATGGGATGGTTAAGAGATTATCTATGGTTAAACTCTTCACAACTTATCAATGGATATAACCCGTTTGGTATGAATAGTTTATCAGTCTGGGCATGGATGTTCTTATTTGGGCATCTTGTTTGGGCTACTGGATTTATGTTCTTAATTTCCTGGCGTGGTTATTGGCAGGAATTGATTGAAACTTTAGCATGGGCTCATGAACGTACACCTTTGGCAAATTTGATTCGATGGAAAGATAAACCAGTAGCTCTTTCAATTGTGCAAGCAAGATTGGTTGGATTAGCTCACTTTTCTGTAGGTTATATATTCACTTATGCGGCTTTCTTGATTGCCTCCACGTCGGGCAAATTcggttaa
- the LOC125598965 gene encoding photosystem I assembly protein Ycf3, translated as MPRSRINGNFIDKTFTIVADILLRVIPTTSGEKEAFTYYRDGMSAQSEGNYAEALQNYYEAMRLEIDPYDRSYILYNIGLIHTSNGEHTKALEYYFRALERNPFLPQAFNNMAVICHYRGEQAIQQGDSEMAEAWFAQAAEYWKQAITLTPGNYIEAQNWLTITRRFE; from the exons ATGCCAAGATCGCGTATAaatggaaattttattgataaaacctTTACAATTGTAGCCGATATCTTATTACGAGTCATTCCGACAACTTCCGGAGAAAAAGAGGCATTTACTTATTACAGAGATG GGATGTCGGCTCAATCTGAAGGAAATTATGCGGAAGCATTACAGAATTATTATGAAGCTATGCGACTAGAAATTGACCCCTATGATCGAAGTTATATACTCTATAATATAGGCCTTATCCACACAAGTAATGGGGAACATACCAAAgctttagaatattattttcgGGCATTAGAACGAAACCCCTTTTTACCACAAGCTTTTAATAATATGGCTGTGATCTGTCATT ACCGTGGAGAACAGGCCATTCAACAAGGAGATTCTGAAATGGCGGAGGCTTGGTTTGCTCAAGCCGCCGAGTATTGGAAACAGGCTATAACGCTTACTCCTGGTAATTATATTGAAGCACAGAATTGGTTGACGATCACGAGGCGCTTCGAATAA